In a genomic window of Staphylococcus taiwanensis:
- the truB gene encoding tRNA pseudouridine(55) synthase TruB — protein sequence MYNGILPVYKERGLTSHDVVFKLRKILKTKKVGHTGTLDPEVSGVLPICIGSATRVSDYIMDMGKSYQATVSIGESTSTEDQTGETLEKVTIRHGDMISNDVDEVLKLFKGQIEQIPPMYSSVKVNGKKLYEYARNGETVERPVRQVRIDHIERTSELKFVNDNCLFDIEVSCGKGTYIRTLATDIGVKLGYPAHMSRLTRINSGGFNIDDSLTLEQISELHEQDTLQSQLFPIEYGLKSLPKVYITDDKMKSRILNGQKFNKNTFEQTIDEQLVFIDAATEKAMAIYVQHPDKNDEIKPKKVFN from the coding sequence ATGTATAACGGTATTTTACCTGTTTATAAAGAACGAGGTCTTACAAGTCATGATGTAGTATTCAAGTTAAGAAAAATTTTAAAGACTAAAAAGGTAGGGCACACAGGGACATTAGACCCGGAAGTGTCTGGGGTGCTGCCTATTTGTATTGGCTCAGCTACAAGAGTCAGCGATTATATTATGGACATGGGGAAATCCTATCAAGCCACTGTATCCATAGGTGAATCGACTAGCACCGAAGATCAAACCGGAGAGACGCTTGAGAAAGTTACGATACGACATGGCGATATGATAAGTAATGATGTCGATGAGGTATTAAAGCTATTTAAGGGACAAATTGAACAAATTCCCCCAATGTATTCTTCTGTTAAAGTAAATGGTAAGAAACTATACGAATATGCTCGAAATGGTGAAACTGTTGAAAGACCAGTAAGACAAGTACGTATTGACCATATTGAGCGCACATCTGAGTTGAAATTTGTTAACGATAATTGTTTATTTGATATTGAAGTTTCTTGTGGAAAAGGGACCTATATTAGAACTTTAGCTACTGATATTGGCGTGAAATTAGGCTACCCTGCACATATGTCACGACTTACTCGTATCAATTCAGGAGGGTTCAATATTGATGACAGTTTAACGTTAGAACAAATTTCTGAACTACATGAGCAAGACACATTACAATCACAATTGTTTCCGATAGAATATGGATTGAAAAGTTTGCCGAAAGTTTATATTACAGATGATAAAATGAAATCTAGAATATTAAATGGTCAAAAATTTAATAAAAACACATTTGAACAAACTATCGATGAACAATTAGTGTTTATAGATGCAGCAACGGAAAAAGCAATGGCAATTTACGTTCAACATCCTGATAAAAATGATGAAATCAAACCTAAAAAAGTATTTAATTAA
- the pnp gene encoding polyribonucleotide nucleotidyltransferase, translating into MSQEKKVFKTEWAGRSLTIETGQLAKQANGAVLVRYGDTVVLSTAVASKEPRDGDFFPLTVNYEEKMYAAGKIPGGFKKREGRPGDDATLTARLIDRPIRPLFPKGYRHDVQIMNTVLSADPDCSPEMAAMIGSSMALSISDIPFQGPIAGVNVGYVDGKYVINPTLAEKEVSRLDLEVAGHKDAVNMVEAGASEITEKEMLEAIFFGHEEIKRLVAFQEEVVEHVQPVKKEFIPVERDEALVSRVKALTEEKGLKETVLTFDKQQRDENLDALKADIATEFVDEADPENDLLIDEVYAILNDLVKEEVRRLIADEKIRPDGRKPDEIRPLESEVGLLPRAHGSGLFTRGQTQALSVLTLGALGDYQLIDGLGPEQEKRFMHHYNFPNFSVGETGPVRAPGRREIGHGALGERALKYIIPDTSEFPYTVRIVSEVLESNGSSSQASICGSTLALMDAGVPIKAPVAGIAMGLVTREDSYTILTDIQGMEDALGDMDFKVAGTKDGITAIQMDIKIDGLTREVIEEALEQARQGRLAIMDHMLQTIDQPRKELSAYAPKVEIMTIKPEKIRDVIGPGGKKINEIIDETGVKLDIEQDGTIFIGAVDQAMINRAREIIEEITREAEVGQVYNAKVKRIEKYGAFVELFPGKDALLHISQISKERINKVEDVLTIGDTIEVKITEIDKQGRVNASHKALDE; encoded by the coding sequence ATGTCTCAAGAAAAGAAAGTTTTTAAAACTGAGTGGGCTGGAAGATCATTAACGATTGAGACAGGTCAATTAGCAAAACAAGCTAATGGGGCAGTTTTGGTACGTTATGGAGATACTGTTGTATTATCAACTGCTGTAGCTTCAAAAGAACCGCGTGATGGTGACTTTTTCCCATTAACTGTAAATTATGAAGAAAAAATGTATGCTGCTGGTAAAATTCCTGGTGGCTTTAAAAAACGTGAAGGTCGTCCTGGAGACGATGCTACATTAACTGCACGTTTAATCGATAGACCGATTCGACCACTTTTCCCAAAAGGATATCGTCATGATGTACAAATAATGAATACAGTACTAAGTGCAGATCCAGATTGTTCGCCTGAAATGGCAGCGATGATTGGTTCATCTATGGCATTGAGCATATCAGATATTCCGTTCCAAGGGCCTATTGCTGGCGTTAACGTAGGTTATGTCGATGGAAAATATGTGATTAATCCAACGCTTGCAGAAAAAGAAGTATCACGCTTAGATTTAGAAGTAGCTGGACATAAAGACGCAGTTAACATGGTTGAAGCGGGTGCAAGTGAAATCACTGAAAAAGAAATGCTTGAAGCTATCTTCTTTGGTCATGAAGAAATTAAACGTTTAGTAGCATTCCAAGAAGAAGTAGTAGAACATGTTCAGCCAGTGAAAAAAGAATTTATTCCAGTTGAACGTGATGAAGCACTTGTTTCAAGAGTAAAAGCACTTACTGAAGAAAAAGGATTAAAAGAAACAGTGCTTACATTTGATAAACAACAACGTGATGAGAATTTAGATGCTTTAAAAGCTGATATTGCAACTGAATTTGTGGATGAAGCAGATCCTGAAAATGATTTACTAATTGATGAAGTATACGCAATACTAAATGATTTAGTAAAAGAAGAAGTGCGTCGCTTAATTGCAGATGAAAAAATCAGACCTGATGGCCGTAAACCAGACGAAATTAGACCACTTGAATCAGAAGTAGGATTATTGCCTCGTGCTCATGGTTCAGGATTATTTACTCGTGGTCAAACACAAGCGTTATCAGTGTTAACGTTAGGTGCATTAGGAGATTATCAACTTATTGATGGATTAGGTCCTGAACAAGAAAAACGTTTCATGCATCACTATAATTTCCCTAACTTCTCAGTTGGTGAAACTGGACCAGTTAGAGCGCCAGGACGTCGTGAAATCGGACATGGTGCATTAGGAGAAAGAGCACTAAAATATATTATTCCAGATACATCTGAGTTCCCTTACACAGTACGTATCGTCAGTGAAGTTCTAGAATCAAATGGTTCTTCATCACAAGCATCAATTTGTGGTTCTACATTAGCACTTATGGATGCTGGTGTACCAATTAAAGCGCCAGTAGCTGGTATTGCAATGGGCTTAGTTACACGTGAAGATAGCTATACAATCTTAACTGATATCCAAGGTATGGAAGATGCTTTAGGCGATATGGACTTTAAAGTTGCCGGTACAAAAGATGGTATCACAGCAATCCAAATGGATATCAAAATTGATGGTTTAACACGTGAAGTGATTGAAGAAGCACTTGAACAAGCACGTCAAGGTCGTTTAGCAATCATGGATCACATGTTACAAACAATTGATCAACCACGTAAAGAATTAAGTGCATACGCACCTAAAGTGGAAATTATGACGATTAAACCTGAAAAAATCAGAGACGTTATTGGACCAGGTGGTAAGAAAATTAATGAAATCATTGATGAAACAGGTGTCAAACTTGATATTGAACAAGATGGTACAATCTTTATCGGTGCAGTTGATCAAGCAATGATTAATCGTGCGCGTGAAATTATTGAAGAAATCACACGTGAAGCTGAAGTTGGACAAGTATATAACGCTAAAGTAAAACGTATTGAAAAATACGGTGCTTTCGTTGAATTGTTCCCAGGTAAGGATGCTTTATTACACATTTCTCAAATTTCTAAAGAACGCATAAATAAAGTTGAAGATGTATTAACCATTGGCGATACAATTGAAGTGAAAATTACTGAAATCGATAAACAAGGACGTGTCAATGCGTCTCATAAAGCTTTAGATGAATAG
- the rpsO gene encoding 30S ribosomal protein S15 gives MAITQERKNEIIKEYRVHETDTGSPEVQIAVLTAEIAALNEHLREHKKDHHSRRGLLKMVGRRRHLLNYLRSKDIQRYRELIKSLGIRR, from the coding sequence ATGGCAATTACTCAAGAACGTAAAAATGAAATTATCAAAGAATATCGTGTACACGAAACTGACACTGGTTCACCAGAAGTACAAATCGCTGTTTTAACTGCAGAAATCGCTGCATTAAACGAACACTTACGTGAACATAAAAAAGACCACCATTCACGTCGTGGATTATTAAAAATGGTAGGTCGTCGTCGTCACTTATTAAACTACTTACGTAGTAAAGATATTCAACGTTACCGTGAATTAATTAAATCATTAGGTATCCGTCGTTAA
- a CDS encoding ribonuclease J — MSLVKKKNDDIRIIPLGGVGEIAKNMYIVEVDDEMFMLDAGLMFPEDEMLGVDIVIPDIQYVIENKDKLKGIFLSHGHEHAIGAVSYILEQIDAPVYGSKLTLALVKENMKARNIKKKVRYYTVNHDSVMRFKNVNITFFNTTHSIPDSLGICIHTSYGSIVYTGEFKFDQSLQGHYAPDIKKMAEIGEEGVFALISDSTEAEKPGYNTPENVIESHIYDAFAKVKGRLIVSCYASNFIRIQQVLNTASKLNRKVSFLGRSLESSFNIARKMGYFDIPKDLLIPINEVNNYPKNEVVIIATGMEGEPIEALSQMAQHKHKIMNIEEGDSVYLAITASANMEVIIADTLNELSRAGANIIPNNKKIHASSHGCMEELKMMINMMKPEYFIPVQGEFKMQIAHAKLANEAGVAPEKIFLVEKGDVIHYDGKNMVLNEKVTSGNILIDGIGVGDVGNIVLRDRHLLAEDGIFIAVVTLDPKNRRIAAGPEIQSRGFVYVRESEELMKEAEEKVREIVEAGLQEKRIEWSDIKQNMRDQISKLLFESTKRRPMIIPVISEI, encoded by the coding sequence TTGAGTTTAGTAAAGAAAAAAAATGACGATATTCGCATTATTCCACTTGGTGGTGTTGGCGAAATCGCTAAAAATATGTATATCGTTGAAGTAGACGATGAAATGTTTATGTTAGATGCAGGATTAATGTTTCCTGAAGATGAAATGTTAGGTGTAGATATTGTTATTCCTGACATTCAATATGTTATAGAGAATAAAGATAAATTAAAAGGTATCTTTTTAAGTCATGGCCATGAACATGCGATTGGAGCGGTAAGTTATATTTTAGAACAAATTGATGCGCCAGTTTATGGTTCTAAATTGACTTTAGCACTTGTAAAAGAAAATATGAAAGCACGAAACATTAAGAAAAAGGTTCGTTACTACACTGTAAATCATGATTCAGTAATGCGCTTTAAAAATGTTAATATAACATTCTTTAATACAACGCATAGTATTCCTGATAGTTTAGGTATTTGTATTCATACTTCATACGGTTCAATTGTTTATACTGGTGAATTTAAGTTTGATCAAAGTTTACAAGGACATTACGCACCTGATATTAAGAAAATGGCTGAAATTGGTGAAGAAGGTGTGTTTGCACTAATCAGTGATTCAACTGAAGCGGAAAAGCCGGGATATAATACGCCTGAAAATGTCATTGAATCTCATATTTATGACGCATTTGCGAAAGTAAAAGGACGTTTGATTGTTTCTTGTTACGCTTCAAATTTCATTAGAATTCAACAAGTATTGAATACTGCAAGTAAATTAAATCGTAAAGTTTCATTTTTAGGTCGTTCATTAGAAAGTTCATTTAATATTGCACGTAAAATGGGATACTTCGATATTCCAAAAGATTTATTAATCCCTATTAATGAAGTAAATAATTATCCTAAAAATGAAGTTGTGATTATTGCTACAGGTATGGAAGGCGAACCAATTGAAGCATTAAGTCAAATGGCTCAACATAAACACAAAATTATGAATATTGAAGAAGGCGATTCAGTTTATTTAGCAATTACTGCTTCAGCTAATATGGAAGTGATTATTGCAGATACTTTAAATGAATTAAGTCGAGCAGGCGCTAATATCATCCCTAATAATAAGAAAATTCATGCTTCTAGTCACGGTTGTATGGAAGAATTAAAAATGATGATTAATATGATGAAACCTGAATATTTCATTCCTGTTCAAGGTGAGTTTAAAATGCAAATCGCCCATGCTAAATTAGCTAATGAAGCTGGTGTTGCACCTGAGAAAATTTTCTTAGTTGAAAAAGGTGACGTTATTCATTATGATGGCAAAAATATGGTGTTGAATGAAAAAGTTACATCAGGCAATATTCTAATTGATGGTATTGGTGTAGGAGATGTAGGTAATATTGTATTAAGAGATCGTCATTTACTAGCGGAAGACGGTATCTTTATTGCAGTAGTGACTTTAGATCCTAAAAATAGACGAATCGCTGCTGGACCTGAAATTCAATCACGTGGTTTTGTTTATGTTCGTGAGAGTGAAGAACTTATGAAAGAAGCTGAAGAAAAGGTACGTGAAATTGTTGAAGCAGGTTTGCAAGAGAAACGTATTGAATGGTCAGACATCAAACAAAATATGCGTGATCAAATTAGTAAATTATTATTTGAAAGCACGAAACGTCGTCCAATGATTATACCAGTCATTTCTGAAATATAA
- the rbfA gene encoding 30S ribosome-binding factor RbfA, which translates to MSNMRAERVGEQMKKEIMDIVNNKVKDPRVGFITITDVDLTNDLSQAKVFLTVLGSEKEVKDTFKALDKAKGFIKSELGSRMRLRIVPELFFEYDESIEYGNKIEKMIQDLHKQDK; encoded by the coding sequence ATGAGTAACATGAGAGCAGAACGCGTTGGCGAACAAATGAAAAAAGAAATTATGGATATCGTTAATAATAAAGTAAAAGATCCTAGAGTTGGTTTTATTACTATTACGGATGTTGACTTAACAAATGATTTATCTCAAGCCAAAGTATTTTTAACAGTGCTTGGTAGTGAAAAAGAAGTGAAAGATACGTTCAAAGCTTTAGATAAAGCCAAAGGATTCATTAAATCTGAATTGGGTTCAAGAATGAGATTACGCATCGTTCCAGAATTATTCTTTGAGTATGATGAATCAATTGAATACGGTAATAAAATTGAAAAAATGATTCAAGATTTACACAAACAAGATAAATAA
- a CDS encoding DNA translocase FtsK — MPQTKKKPATRKKRTTTQKSKKKAQQKKDSSLRYLIAIVVVIISVLGMFQLGIVGRMIDSFFNYLFGTSRYLTYILISLISIYIAMQRKFPKTRRTFGLILLQVVLLIITQIIYHFKKGIVAEREPVLSYVYKAYEHTHFPDFGGGLIGFYLLKIFVPLISIAGVIIITLLLLASSIILLMKLRHRDVLRATIDKMKSSSESASSNFKEKRAQNKVKREQRQIEKEEQARERELQKEREQERNNVKDVSDFPEIESNQEDIPIYGHSENTEEQPSSNKRKKRKFDFNNNAVEEDSKQTNASQHMQSESDNEASGDNQANSSISDAGEVANVAYHIPPLSLLKQPAKQKATSKTEVQRKGQILESTMKNFGVNAKVTQIKIGPAVTQYEIQPAQGVKVSKIVNLHNDIALALAAKDVRIEAPIPGRSAVGIEVPNDKISLVTLKEVLESKFPASNKLEVGLGRDISGEPMTIQLNEMPHLLVAGSTGSGKSVCINGIITSILLNAKPHEVKLMLIDPKMVELNVYNGVPHLLIPVVTNPHKASQALEKVVAEMERRYDLFQHSSTRNIEGYNEFLRRQNEELDEKQAELPYIVVIVDELADLMMVAGKEVENAIQRITQMARAAGIHLIVATQRPSVDVITGIIKNNIPSRIAFAVSSQTDSRTIIGSGGAEKLLGKGDMLYVGNGESSQTRVQGAFLSDQEVQDVVNYVVEQQKANYVKEMEPDAPVDKSEMKSEDTLYDEAYLFVVEQQKASTSLLQRQFRIGYNRASRLMDDLERNQVIGPQKGSKPRQVLIDLDEEEV, encoded by the coding sequence TTGCCACAAACTAAGAAAAAACCGGCTACTAGAAAAAAGAGAACAACTACTCAAAAATCAAAAAAGAAAGCACAACAAAAAAAAGATAGTTCATTAAGATACCTCATTGCCATTGTAGTTGTCATAATATCTGTGTTAGGTATGTTTCAATTAGGTATTGTTGGACGAATGATAGATAGCTTTTTTAATTATTTATTTGGTACAAGTCGCTATCTTACTTATATTTTAATCAGTTTGATATCTATTTATATAGCAATGCAACGAAAGTTCCCTAAAACAAGACGAACTTTTGGATTGATATTACTACAAGTTGTATTATTAATTATCACACAAATTATTTATCATTTTAAAAAAGGAATTGTAGCAGAGAGAGAACCAGTTCTATCTTATGTGTATAAGGCATATGAACATACACATTTTCCAGATTTTGGAGGAGGGTTAATTGGTTTTTACTTATTGAAAATCTTTGTTCCGCTTATTTCTATTGCTGGCGTCATCATCATTACGTTACTCTTGTTAGCATCTAGTATTATCTTATTGATGAAATTACGTCATAGAGATGTTTTAAGAGCAACAATTGATAAAATGAAAAGTTCTAGTGAAAGTGCGTCATCTAATTTTAAAGAAAAAAGAGCACAAAACAAAGTTAAAAGAGAACAACGCCAGATTGAAAAAGAAGAACAAGCACGTGAACGAGAATTACAAAAGGAACGTGAACAAGAACGAAATAATGTTAAAGATGTTAGTGACTTCCCAGAAATTGAATCAAACCAAGAGGATATCCCAATATACGGACACAGCGAAAATACCGAAGAGCAACCATCATCAAATAAACGTAAAAAGAGAAAATTTGATTTCAATAACAATGCTGTAGAAGAAGATTCTAAACAAACAAATGCCTCTCAACACATGCAATCAGAGTCTGATAATGAAGCAAGTGGGGATAATCAAGCAAATAGTTCTATTTCTGATGCAGGAGAAGTGGCTAATGTAGCTTACCATATTCCACCGTTATCTTTATTAAAACAACCTGCTAAACAAAAAGCGACATCAAAAACTGAAGTGCAACGTAAAGGCCAAATCTTAGAATCAACAATGAAGAATTTTGGTGTTAATGCTAAAGTAACGCAAATTAAAATCGGGCCTGCAGTAACACAATATGAAATTCAACCAGCGCAAGGTGTCAAAGTAAGTAAAATCGTTAATTTGCATAATGATATTGCACTTGCTTTAGCTGCTAAAGATGTACGTATAGAAGCACCAATACCTGGACGTTCTGCAGTAGGTATAGAGGTTCCTAATGATAAAATTTCTTTAGTAACACTTAAAGAAGTCTTAGAATCAAAATTCCCAGCAAGTAACAAATTAGAAGTTGGTTTAGGTAGAGATATTTCTGGCGAACCTATGACGATACAGTTAAATGAAATGCCTCATTTGCTTGTAGCTGGTTCAACAGGAAGCGGTAAATCAGTATGTATAAATGGTATTATTACAAGCATTCTATTAAATGCTAAACCTCACGAAGTCAAACTTATGTTAATTGACCCTAAAATGGTGGAATTAAATGTATATAATGGTGTACCACATTTATTAATTCCTGTAGTAACAAATCCGCATAAAGCATCTCAAGCTTTAGAAAAGGTAGTTGCTGAAATGGAACGTCGCTATGATTTATTCCAACATTCTTCAACTAGAAATATCGAAGGGTACAATGAATTTTTAAGACGTCAAAATGAAGAACTTGATGAAAAGCAAGCAGAACTGCCTTATATTGTTGTAATTGTGGATGAATTGGCGGATTTAATGATGGTTGCGGGTAAAGAAGTGGAGAACGCTATTCAACGTATTACACAAATGGCTCGTGCAGCTGGTATACATTTAATTGTTGCTACACAAAGACCATCAGTAGATGTTATTACTGGTATTATCAAAAACAACATACCATCACGTATTGCCTTTGCAGTGAGTTCTCAAACCGATTCTAGAACGATTATAGGTTCTGGTGGGGCTGAAAAATTATTAGGTAAAGGTGACATGCTTTATGTTGGTAATGGCGAGTCATCTCAAACAAGGGTGCAAGGGGCATTTTTAAGTGATCAAGAAGTGCAAGATGTTGTCAATTATGTCGTTGAACAACAAAAAGCGAACTATGTAAAAGAAATGGAACCAGATGCACCAGTTGATAAATCAGAAATGAAAAGTGAAGATACTCTATACGATGAAGCTTATTTATTTGTGGTTGAACAACAAAAAGCGAGTACGTCATTATTACAAAGACAATTTAGAATTGGATATAATCGAGCATCAAGATTAATGGATGACTTAGAACGTAATCAAGTTATTGGACCACAAAAAGGTAGTAAGCCAAGACAAGTATTAATAGATTTAGATGAAGAAGAGGTGTAA
- the ribF gene encoding riboflavin biosynthesis protein RibF — protein MKVIEVTHPIQPNQLIKEDVAMAFGFFDGMHRGHIKVFEALNARAKEHHLKKAVTTFDPHPSVVLNPERKRTDYLTPLSDKIEMIEQQDVDYCIVINFSSRFANVTAEEFVEDYIINNHVKEVIAGFDYTYGKFGKGNMSVLNEMDDFNTTIVGKQEIETEKISTTSIRAALQEGNLKKANDQLGYLYRIKGTVVQGEKRGRTIGFPTANVQPSDDYVLPKKGVYAVSIAIGAENKIYRGVANVGVKPTFHDPSKAEVVIEVNIFDFEDNIYGERVIVYWHHYLRPEVKFDGIDPLVEQMNNDKEKAKYLLAVDFGDDVSYNI, from the coding sequence ATGAAAGTGATAGAAGTAACCCATCCGATTCAACCAAATCAACTTATAAAAGAAGATGTCGCAATGGCATTTGGATTTTTTGATGGAATGCATCGTGGTCATATTAAAGTGTTTGAGGCATTAAATGCGCGTGCAAAAGAGCATCATTTAAAAAAGGCAGTTACAACTTTTGACCCACATCCTTCTGTAGTGTTAAATCCGGAACGTAAACGTACGGATTATTTAACACCACTTTCTGATAAAATTGAAATGATTGAACAACAAGATGTTGATTATTGCATTGTAATTAATTTTTCATCTCGTTTTGCGAATGTAACAGCAGAAGAGTTTGTTGAAGACTATATTATCAATAATCATGTCAAAGAAGTAATCGCAGGTTTCGATTATACTTATGGTAAATTTGGAAAAGGCAATATGTCTGTTTTAAATGAAATGGATGATTTTAATACTACAATTGTAGGTAAACAAGAGATAGAAACTGAGAAGATTTCTACGACTTCAATAAGAGCTGCATTACAAGAAGGTAATTTGAAAAAAGCCAATGATCAATTAGGTTACTTATACAGAATTAAAGGTACTGTTGTACAAGGTGAAAAACGTGGTCGTACTATTGGTTTTCCAACAGCAAATGTGCAACCAAGTGATGATTACGTTTTACCTAAAAAAGGTGTTTATGCAGTGAGTATAGCCATTGGTGCTGAAAATAAAATTTATCGTGGTGTAGCAAATGTGGGCGTCAAGCCAACATTTCATGATCCATCGAAAGCAGAAGTCGTTATTGAAGTGAATATTTTTGATTTTGAAGATAATATTTATGGAGAACGCGTTATCGTATATTGGCATCATTACTTAAGACCTGAAGTTAAGTTTGATGGTATTGACCCATTAGTTGAACAAATGAACAATGATAAAGAAAAAGCGAAATATCTTCTTGCGGTTGATTTCGGAGATGATGTATCGTATAATATTTAA